A DNA window from Tachysurus vachellii isolate PV-2020 chromosome 20, HZAU_Pvac_v1, whole genome shotgun sequence contains the following coding sequences:
- the tbc1d10ab gene encoding TBC1 domain family member 10A encodes MAKIHIQGNGFQAKDVKSLQGKTESLAGQESESLGSELNGVAETQADKYGFIGGSQQSSVDPAEDIPPEVLRQREAKWLEMLNSWDKWMSKKHKKVKLRCQKGIPPSLRGRAWLYLSGGKVKREQNVGKFQELDSDCGDPKWVDVIEKDLHRQFPFHEMFSARGGHGQQDLFRVLKAYTLYRPEEGYCQAQAPIAAVLLMHMPAEDAFWSLVQICEKYLPGYYSAGLEAIQLDGEILFSLLKRVSPVSHRHLKKHKIDPVLYMTEWFMCAFSRTLPWASVLRVWDIFFCEGVKVIFRVGLVLLKCMLGSQEKLKACPGQYETMERLRKVEPRYMQEGFLIKEILELPLSERDIEKEHLAQLRHWKETHGELHCKSPPRMHGARAIMAAEPPTRQDLQQKPTILVEPAEINSYEDKEKKKSKGDKKKSKKDTSLDTTIQNQAPQDQALQSQSQALLKDTSLQASNPSLSSTEHDTYL; translated from the exons ATGGCTAAAATTCATATTCAAGGGAACGGATTTCAGGCAAAAGATGTGAAAAGTCTACAGGGCAAGACGGAGAGTTTAGCCGGACAGGAAAGCGAATCTTTGGGCTCTGAGCTGAACGGCGTCGCCGAAACCCAAGCGGATAAATACGGCTTCATCGGCGGATCTCAGCAGAGTTCCGTGGATCC AGCCGAGGACATCCCTCCTGAGGTGCTGAGGCAGAGAGAGGCTAAGTGGTTGGAGATGCTGAACAGCTGGGATAAGTGGATGAGCAAGAAACACAAGAAG GTGAAGCTGCGGTGTCAGAAAGGCATTCCTCCGTCGCTGAGGGGTCGTGCCTGGCTCTATCTGTCCGGGGGAAAGGTGAAAAGAGAGCAGAATGTGGGCAAGTTCCAG gAATTGGACAGTGACTGTGGAGACCCAAAATGGGTGGATGTGATCGAGAAGGATCTCCATCGTCAGTTTCCCTTTCACGAGATGTTCTCTGCACGAGGAGGACACGG GCAGCAGGATCTGTTCCGAGTGTTGAAGGCTTACACACTTTACCGGCCAGAGGAGGGTTACTGCCAGGCTCAGGCTCCCATTGCTGCTGTGCTGCTCATGCATATGCCTGCtgag gaCGCATTTTGGAGTCTGGTGCAAATCTGTGAGAAATATCTGCCTGGCTACTACAGTGCAGGCCTG gaggcaATCCAGCTGGACGGAGAGATCCTGTTCTCTTTACTGAAGCGTGTGTCTCCTGTGTCTCATCGGCACCTGAAGAAGCACAAAATCGACCCTGTGCTCTACATGACCGAGTGGTTCATGTGCGCATTCTCTCGCACGCTGCCGTGGGCGTCAGTGCTGCGCGTTTGGGACATTTTCTTTTGCGAAG GAGTAAAAGTCATTTTTCGTGTGGGCCTGGTGCTTCTGAAATGCATGCTGGGATCTCAAGAGAAGCTAAAGGCGTGTCCGGGTCAGTACGAGACGATGGAGAGGCTTCGCAAAGTAGAGCCACGCTACATGCAGGAGGGCTTCCTCATTAAAgag ATTCTGGAATTGCCGCTGTCTGAGCGAGACATCGAGAAGGAGCATCTCGCACAACTGCGACACTGGAAGGAAACGCACGGAGAACTGCACTGTAAATCCCCTCCCAGAATGCACGGCGCTCGTGCTATCATGGCCGCCGAGCCTCCCACCCGACAGGACCTGCAGCAGAAACCCACCATTTTGGTGGAGCCGGCGGAGATCAACAGCTATGAAgacaaggagaaaaagaaaagcaaaggggataaaaagaaaagcaagaaaGACACTTCGCTCGACACAACCATTCAGAACCAGGCACCGCAGGACCAGGCTTTACAAAGTCAATCACAGGCGCTGCTAAAGGACACGAGTCTTCAGGCATCTAATCCGAGTCTGAGCAGCACAGAACACGACACGTACCTGTAG